The Rhododendron vialii isolate Sample 1 chromosome 5a, ASM3025357v1 genome contains a region encoding:
- the LOC131326637 gene encoding uncharacterized protein LOC131326637 produces MGSDTNLTSTIKPIPVPTQEEDPPNPTTALLSFNTDNPSPPPPSKPFTTTLLFISLLLSTCIAFSAAAAFAFLFFSSSSSSKPHSQSPPNSNHTPQTLTDYARPLKRLNHPVVLLISSDGFRFGYQYKTQTPNIDRLIENGTEAEMGLISVFPTLTFPNHYSIVTGLYPAYHGIINNYFTDPHTGEYFNMGSHEPKWWLGEPLWETVANHGLKAATYFWPGSEVKKGSWTCPEGLCMFYNGSVPFENRVDTVLEYFDLPVGDIPVFMTLYFEDPDHQGHQVGPDDPEITAAVARIDRMIGRLIEGLEKRGVFEDVNIIMVGDHGMVGTCDKKLIFLEDLAPWIDVPKDWVQSYSPLLAIRPPAGWSPADVVTKMNKGLSSGKVENGQYLKVYLKEDLPSRLHYFASDRISPIIGLIEESYKVEQKGSKRKECGGAHGYDNAFFSMRTIFIGHGPQFSRGKKVPSFENVQIYNLVTSILNIQGASNNGTTSFPDSVILPSH; encoded by the coding sequence ATGGGTTCAGACACTAACTTGACCTCAACCATCAAGCCCATCCCAGTTCCAACTCAAGAAGAAGACCCACCAAACCCAACCACAGCTCTCCTCTCCTTCAACACAGACAACCCCTCACCTCCTCCACCATCAAAACCCTTCACCACCACCCtcctcttcatctctctcctcctttccaCCTGCATCGCCTTCTCCGCCGCGGCCGCCTtcgccttcctcttcttctcctcctcctcctcctcaaaaCCCCATTCCCAATCCCCACCAAATTCCAATCATACCCCTCAAACCCTGACCGATTACGCTCGTCCGCTTAAAAGACTCAATCATCCAGTTGTCCTCTTGATCTCCTCAGATGGTTTTCGGTTCGGGTACCAATACAAGACCCAAACCCCCAACATCGATCGCCTGATCGAAAACGGGACCGAGGCCGAAATGGGTCtgatttctgtttttccaaCCCTAACTTTCCCAAACCATTACTCAATTGTCACCGGTTTATACCCAGCTTATCATGGGATTATTAATAACTATTTTACTGATCCACATACTGGGGAGTATTTCAATATGGGCAGTCATGAGCCCAAGTGGTGGTTGGGTGAACCCTTGTGGGAGACTGTGGCTAACCATGGCTTGAAGGCTGCAACCTATTTCTGGCCTGGCTCTGAGGTAAAAAAGGGTTCTTGGACTTGTCCTGAGGGTTTATGTATGTTTTATAATGGTTCAGTTCCTTTTGAGAATCGTGTCGATACTGTTTTAGAGTACTTTGATTTGCCCGTTGGTGATATTCCAGTGTTTATGACATTGTATTTCGAGGACCCCGATCATCAGGGTCATCAGGTAGGACCTGATGATCCTGAGATCACTGCTGCAGTTGCTAGGATTGATAGGATGATTGGGAGGTTGATTGAAGGGTTGGAAAAAAGAGGGGTTTTTGAGGATGTGAACATAATTATGGTGGGTGATCATGGGATGGTTGGTACATGCGATAAGAAGTTGATTTTTCTTGAAGATTTGGCACCATGGATTGATGTTCCGAAGGATTGGGTTCAATCTTATAGTCCATTGCTTGCAATTCGTCCACCGGCAGGTTGGTCTCCGGCAGATGTGGTGACAAAGATGAACAAAGGATTGAGTTCGGGGAAAGTGGAGAACGGGCAATATTTGAAGGTTTATCTAAAGGAGGATTTGCCTAGTCGGCTGCATTACTTTGCAAGCGATAGGATTTCGCCCATTATAGGGCTGATTGAAGAGAGTTATAAGGTGGAACAGAAGGGATCGAAGAGAAAAGAGTGTGGAGGAGCACACGGTTATGACAATGCGTTCTTCTCAATGAGGACTATTTTCATAGGCCATGGTCCTCAATTTTCTAGAGGAAAAAAAGTCCCATCTTTTGAGAATGTGCAGATATACAATTTGGTCACTTCCATTCTCAATATACAAGGAGCCTCCAATAATGGGACCACGTCGTTTCCGGATTCTGTTATTTTACCTAGCCACTGA